The sequence GAACAACTCGTCACTTGCGGCGCGTTTACGACAGCGGCGCGCCGCGGCGGCCGGTGAGGGCCGAGATGACAAAGAGGATCAGGAACACGACGAAGACGATCTTAGCGGCCGTCATCGCCGCGCCTTCGAGCGCTCC is a genomic window of Pirellulales bacterium containing:
- a CDS encoding DUF1328 domain-containing protein, whose product is MLRWALIFLIIALIAAVLGFGALEGAAMTAAKIVFVVFLILFVISALTGRRGAPLS